A single region of the Ancylobacter novellus DSM 506 genome encodes:
- a CDS encoding DUF2793 domain-containing protein, protein MSELTPHLALPLLAAAQAQKHVTHNEALLLLDAAAQLAVLDRTRTAPPSAPTPGDRHIVAAGAGGDWAGHVGEIALYDSGWRFLVPRAGWRAYLAAERRTLLHDGTNWVDMLAGTPSGGTATLRAVEEELVLAGAFVASSIVIPNRAICLSVASRTVAAVTGATAYEVGIAGETSKFGGSLGVALGATNIGVIGPQAFYADTPLRITALGGAFTGGRVRLVLSYFAFGI, encoded by the coding sequence ATGTCGGAACTGACCCCCCATCTCGCGCTGCCGCTGCTGGCGGCGGCGCAGGCGCAGAAGCACGTCACCCATAACGAGGCGCTGCTGCTGCTCGATGCCGCCGCGCAGCTCGCCGTGCTCGACCGCACCCGCACCGCGCCGCCCTCCGCCCCCACGCCGGGCGACCGGCACATCGTGGCCGCCGGCGCCGGCGGCGACTGGGCCGGGCACGTGGGCGAGATCGCGCTCTACGATTCCGGCTGGCGGTTCCTCGTGCCCCGCGCGGGCTGGCGCGCCTATCTCGCCGCCGAGCGCCGCACGCTGCTGCATGACGGGACCAATTGGGTCGACATGCTCGCGGGCACGCCGTCCGGCGGCACCGCCACGCTGCGGGCGGTGGAGGAGGAACTGGTGCTCGCGGGCGCCTTCGTCGCCTCGTCCATCGTCATCCCCAACCGCGCCATCTGCCTTTCCGTCGCCAGCCGCACCGTCGCGGCGGTGACCGGCGCCACCGCCTATGAGGTCGGCATCGCCGGGGAGACGTCGAAGTTCGGCGGCTCGCTCGGCGTCGCCCTGGGCGCGACCAATATCGGCGTGATCGGCCCGCAGGCCTTCTACGCCGACACGCCGCTGCGCATCACCGCGCTGGGCGGCGCCTTCACCGGCGGGCGCGTGCGGCTCGTCCTCTCCTACTTCGCCTTCGGCATCTGA
- a CDS encoding spike base protein, RCAP_Rcc01079 family: MPYDSAKDPWRRRAMSPAGLGRTGAPVTPSDADDLPRYARLRVFAPATLTSAEIRILTVDAADGAPLTLPLSPGQVSVLEFIVRRVLATGTTAGLVIHRID, encoded by the coding sequence ATGCCCTATGATTCCGCCAAGGATCCCTGGCGCCGCCGCGCCATGTCGCCGGCCGGCCTCGGCCGCACCGGCGCGCCGGTGACGCCGAGCGACGCGGACGACCTGCCGCGCTATGCGCGCCTGCGCGTCTTCGCCCCGGCGACGCTGACGAGCGCGGAGATCCGCATCCTCACCGTCGACGCCGCCGACGGCGCGCCGCTGACGCTGCCGCTCAGCCCCGGGCAGGTGAGCGTGCTGGAATTCATCGTGCGGCGCGTGCTGGCGACCGGCACCACGGCCGGCCTCGTCATCCACCGGATCGACTGA
- a CDS encoding arabinofuranosidase catalytic domain-containing protein — translation MAARFGLGLDLPHRHAHGAAPPLEPLAAQLYAAYGLCRLVSAYAGPCVRVRRSSDNAQLDIGFAGGLIDVPALLAFVGTTSGTVATWYDQSGNGRHAGQGSAASQPRLVNAGVLDVGPSGRPVLVFDGVNDWLAPASAQGFARNTGHVTVAIAAQPVLNDNEFLFMCLNASGAHRASLCLPPATNLVQAIGTRIDGAANQSFGRDRGSGSKRFIARFRYGEGQGDIAVDGAVTTSGFHDAGLTSDTDPATSLRIGSAWSDLYFTGSMSTLVLARAALDMASLDAALARTMP, via the coding sequence ATGGCGGCACGCTTCGGTCTCGGTCTCGATCTTCCGCATCGGCACGCGCATGGCGCCGCCCCGCCGCTGGAGCCGCTGGCGGCGCAGCTCTACGCCGCCTACGGGCTGTGCCGGCTGGTCTCGGCCTATGCCGGGCCGTGCGTGCGGGTGCGGCGGTCGAGCGACAATGCCCAGCTCGACATCGGCTTCGCCGGCGGGCTGATCGACGTCCCGGCGCTGCTCGCCTTCGTCGGTACGACGAGCGGCACCGTCGCCACCTGGTACGACCAGAGCGGCAATGGCCGCCATGCCGGGCAGGGTAGCGCCGCCTCGCAGCCGCGCCTCGTCAATGCCGGCGTGCTCGATGTCGGCCCGAGCGGCCGGCCGGTGCTGGTGTTCGACGGCGTCAACGACTGGCTGGCGCCGGCCTCGGCCCAGGGCTTCGCCCGCAACACCGGCCATGTGACGGTCGCCATCGCCGCCCAGCCGGTGCTGAACGACAACGAGTTCCTTTTCATGTGCCTGAACGCCTCCGGCGCGCACCGCGCCAGCCTCTGCCTGCCGCCCGCGACCAATCTCGTGCAGGCGATCGGCACGCGGATCGACGGCGCGGCGAACCAGTCCTTTGGCCGCGACCGCGGGAGCGGCAGCAAGCGCTTCATCGCGCGCTTCCGCTATGGCGAGGGGCAGGGCGACATCGCCGTCGACGGCGCGGTGACGACCAGCGGCTTCCATGACGCCGGCCTGACCAGCGACACCGACCCGGCGACCTCGCTGCGCATCGGCTCGGCCTGGAGCGATCTCTACTTCACCGGCAGCATGTCGACGCTGGTGCTCGCCCGCGCCGCACTCGACATGGCGAGCCTCGACGCCGCGCTGGCGCGCACCATGCCGTAA
- a CDS encoding glycoside hydrolase family 108 protein, whose translation MTASSFDEAPKRVLVHEGGYADHPADPGGATMRGVTQRVYDGWRRRRALPVRSVRLIEPGEIEAIYRLQYWDAVRADDLPAGLDYGVFDAAVHSGPGQAAKWLQRALGVTADGQVGEATLAALEGQRAAGLIDGVCERRLAMLRGLRTFPTFGAGWTRRVGEVRAAARAMVAECAAPAPLPQARGSAKAPAADTRLSRTPEGAGGILAGGAGLGAVIAEQADRLAPLADFAAPLRWAFAALMLAGIALTLHGTLRRIRAGEGAPC comes from the coding sequence ATGACCGCGTCGAGCTTCGACGAGGCGCCGAAACGCGTGCTCGTGCATGAGGGTGGCTATGCCGACCACCCCGCCGATCCCGGCGGGGCGACGATGCGCGGCGTCACCCAGCGCGTCTATGACGGCTGGCGTCGCCGGCGCGCCCTGCCGGTGCGCTCGGTGCGGCTGATCGAGCCCGGCGAGATCGAGGCGATCTACCGGCTGCAATATTGGGACGCGGTGCGGGCGGACGATCTGCCGGCCGGGCTCGACTATGGCGTGTTCGACGCGGCGGTGCATTCCGGCCCCGGCCAGGCGGCGAAATGGCTGCAACGCGCGCTCGGCGTCACCGCCGACGGGCAGGTTGGCGAGGCGACGCTGGCGGCGCTGGAGGGGCAGCGGGCGGCGGGTCTGATCGACGGCGTGTGCGAGCGGCGCCTCGCCATGCTCCGGGGGCTGCGGACCTTCCCGACCTTCGGCGCCGGCTGGACCCGGCGCGTCGGCGAGGTGCGCGCGGCGGCCAGGGCCATGGTGGCGGAGTGCGCCGCGCCGGCGCCGCTGCCACAGGCGCGCGGCAGCGCCAAGGCGCCGGCGGCCGACACGCGGCTCTCGCGCACGCCGGAAGGGGCGGGCGGCATCCTCGCCGGCGGGGCGGGCCTCGGCGCGGTGATCGCCGAGCAGGCCGACCGGCTGGCGCCGCTGGCCGACTTCGCCGCGCCGCTGCGCTGGGCCTTCGCGGCCCTGATGCTGGCCGGCATCGCGCTGACGCTGCACGGCACGCTCAGGCGCATCCGCGCCGGGGAGGGCGCGCCGTGCTGA
- a CDS encoding response regulator transcription factor, translating into MRLLVVEDDPDLNRQMVEALTDAGYAVDRAYDGEEGHFLGETEPYDAIVLDIGLPKMDGLSVLEAWRREGRKMPVLILTARDRWSDKVQGFDAGADDYVAKPFHMEEVLARIRALLRRSAGHAASELTCGPVMLDTRSGRVTVDGRQVKLTSHEHRLLAYLMHHSGRVVSRTELVEHLYDQDFDRDSNTIEVFVGRLRKKLDVEVIQTVRGLGYLLVPPEAPRQETQSKGTPG; encoded by the coding sequence GTGCGCCTGCTCGTTGTCGAGGACGATCCCGATCTCAACCGCCAGATGGTCGAGGCGCTGACCGACGCCGGCTACGCCGTCGACCGCGCCTATGACGGCGAGGAGGGCCATTTCCTCGGCGAGACCGAGCCCTATGACGCCATCGTGCTCGATATCGGCCTGCCGAAGATGGACGGGCTCTCGGTGCTGGAAGCCTGGCGGCGCGAGGGGCGCAAGATGCCGGTGCTCATCCTCACCGCGCGCGACCGCTGGAGCGACAAGGTGCAGGGCTTCGACGCCGGCGCCGACGATTATGTGGCGAAGCCCTTCCACATGGAGGAGGTGCTGGCGCGCATCCGCGCGCTGCTGCGCCGCTCCGCCGGCCATGCCGCGAGCGAACTGACCTGCGGGCCGGTGATGCTGGACACGCGCTCCGGCCGGGTGACGGTGGACGGCCGGCAGGTGAAGCTCACATCGCACGAGCACCGCCTGCTCGCCTATCTCATGCACCATTCCGGCCGCGTGGTCTCGCGCACCGAGCTGGTCGAGCATCTCTACGATCAGGACTTCGACCGCGATTCCAACACGATCGAAGTCTTTGTCGGAAGATTGCGCAAGAAGCTCGACGTCGAGGTGATCCAGACCGTGCGCGGCCTCGGCTATCTGCTGGTGCCGCCCGAGGCGCCGCGTCAGGAGACGCAGTCCAAGGGAACGCCCGGCTGA
- a CDS encoding sensor histidine kinase, with translation MRAGSLALRLFISATVISAAVLLVTGFALHSVYRDAVERAFDQRLDVYLKTIVADVANSTAGSMPEPTTLGDPLFNFPISGWYWQITRTDGPARQVKTSRSMPEGKLPLLFERQDKPELTGMREGYAKGPSNQNLRIVERMVDLGEDGNYAVAVAADAGEIENEVEAFDYALAVTLAALGAAFLLTLVFQVLFGLRPLKRMLNALHAVRAGKADRLEGDYPVEIAPLAAEVNALIDTNREIVERARTHVGNLAHALKTPISVLQNEAARAPDDPLAAKVGEQTELMKGQVAHHLERARIAARASVVTNVEEVEPVVERLAGTLAKVYRSKGVDIEAQVAPGLRFRGERQDLEEILGNLVDNGCKWARSRVEIAAAPVPAVSGERAFFELTIDDDGPGLTPDQQAEALKRGKRLDETKPGSGLGLSIVAELAGLYGGRLTLGRAPLGGLRCVVRLPAA, from the coding sequence ATGCGCGCCGGCTCGCTGGCGCTACGCCTCTTCATCTCGGCGACGGTGATCAGCGCCGCCGTGCTGCTGGTCACCGGCTTCGCCCTGCACTCGGTCTATCGCGACGCGGTGGAGCGCGCCTTCGACCAGCGGCTCGACGTCTATCTCAAGACCATCGTCGCGGACGTCGCCAATTCCACCGCCGGCTCCATGCCGGAGCCGACCACGCTCGGCGATCCGCTGTTCAACTTCCCCATCTCCGGCTGGTACTGGCAGATCACCCGCACCGACGGACCGGCGCGGCAGGTGAAGACCTCGCGCTCCATGCCCGAGGGCAAGCTGCCGCTGCTGTTCGAGCGGCAGGACAAGCCCGAGCTCACCGGCATGCGCGAGGGCTACGCCAAGGGCCCGTCCAACCAGAATCTGCGCATCGTCGAGCGCATGGTCGATCTCGGCGAGGACGGCAATTACGCGGTCGCCGTCGCCGCCGATGCCGGCGAGATCGAGAACGAGGTCGAGGCCTTCGACTACGCGCTGGCGGTGACGCTGGCCGCGCTCGGCGCCGCCTTCCTGCTCACCCTCGTCTTCCAGGTGCTGTTCGGGCTGCGGCCGCTGAAGCGCATGCTGAACGCGCTGCACGCGGTGCGCGCCGGCAAGGCCGACCGGCTCGAAGGCGACTATCCGGTCGAGATTGCCCCGCTCGCCGCCGAGGTGAACGCGCTGATCGACACCAACCGCGAGATCGTCGAGCGCGCCCGCACCCATGTCGGCAACCTCGCCCATGCGCTGAAGACGCCGATCTCCGTCCTCCAGAACGAGGCGGCGCGCGCACCCGACGATCCGCTCGCCGCCAAGGTGGGCGAGCAGACCGAGCTGATGAAGGGCCAGGTGGCGCATCATCTGGAGCGGGCGCGGATCGCCGCCCGCGCCTCGGTCGTCACCAATGTGGAGGAGGTCGAGCCGGTGGTGGAGCGGCTCGCCGGCACCCTCGCCAAGGTCTACCGTTCCAAGGGCGTCGATATAGAGGCGCAGGTGGCGCCCGGCCTGCGCTTCCGCGGCGAGCGGCAGGACCTGGAGGAGATCCTCGGCAACCTCGTCGACAATGGCTGCAAATGGGCCCGCTCCCGCGTCGAGATCGCCGCCGCGCCGGTGCCCGCAGTGAGCGGGGAACGGGCCTTCTTCGAGCTCACCATCGACGATGACGGGCCGGGCCTCACCCCCGACCAGCAGGCCGAGGCGCTCAAGCGCGGCAAGCGGCTCGACGAGACCAAGCCCGGCTCGGGGCTCGGGCTTTCCATCGTGGCGGAGCTGGCGGGGCTCTATGGCGGGCGGCTCACCCTCGGCCGCGCGCCGCTGGGGGGCCTGCGCTGCGTGGTGCGGCTGCCGGCGGCGTGA
- a CDS encoding YMGG-like glycine zipper-containing protein codes for MRAYQLAAAGLIGLVLSGCSTVQENPNTVGGAAIGAVAGGVIGQLAGHNAASTAIGAAVGGLIGGSIGNALDQADRQRARDAEMQALEYGNPGAPVSWRGDSGNYGTIVPGPAYARGGSPKCREFTHTIYVNGQPQTARGTACRNPDGTWSPIAG; via the coding sequence ATGCGCGCATACCAACTTGCGGCCGCCGGCCTGATCGGCCTGGTTCTTTCCGGCTGCAGCACCGTGCAGGAGAACCCGAACACCGTCGGCGGCGCGGCCATCGGTGCGGTGGCGGGCGGCGTGATCGGCCAGCTGGCCGGCCACAATGCCGCGAGCACGGCGATCGGCGCGGCGGTGGGCGGCCTGATCGGCGGCTCGATCGGCAACGCGCTCGACCAGGCCGACCGGCAGCGTGCGCGCGACGCCGAGATGCAGGCGCTGGAATATGGCAATCCGGGCGCGCCGGTGAGCTGGCGCGGCGACAGCGGCAATTACGGCACCATCGTTCCCGGCCCGGCCTATGCGCGCGGCGGCTCGCCCAAGTGCCGCGAATTCACCCACACCATCTACGTCAACGGCCAGCCGCAGACCGCTCGCGGCACCGCCTGCCGCAACCCGGACGGCACGTGGTCGCCGATCGCGGGCTGA
- the ccmI gene encoding c-type cytochrome biogenesis protein CcmI: protein MLLWIAFSLMTGAAILAVLWPLRAGVAPAASAAEADLAVYRDQLAEIERDRATGQIGAAEGEAARAEVGRRILRASAEAAQQGASSRGAETRRRAAAVVALVGVPVIAGTLYLTLGSPGYPPQPLATRLEARPDQSDIAILIRKVEAHLEANPNDGRGYEVVAPIYARMGRIDDSARAWASAIRLLGSNAQRQTGLGEALIAQAGGVVTAQAKAAFEAALADDPKDPKARYFLGLAAEQDGKPAEAGKIWGALAADSPADAPWLGLVHDSMARVGAVPPAAAPGPSTSDVAAAESLTPQQRQEMVRGMVERLQSRLAQDGNDIDGWLRLMRAWSVLGEAEKAKAAASDARTHFAKDEPALGRIDALARELGLGS from the coding sequence ATGTTGCTGTGGATCGCCTTCTCGCTGATGACCGGCGCCGCCATCCTGGCGGTGCTCTGGCCGTTGCGCGCCGGCGTGGCGCCGGCCGCCAGCGCGGCGGAGGCGGACCTTGCCGTCTACCGCGACCAGCTCGCCGAGATCGAGCGCGACCGCGCCACCGGCCAGATCGGCGCCGCCGAGGGCGAGGCCGCGCGCGCCGAGGTGGGCCGGCGCATCCTGCGCGCCTCGGCCGAGGCCGCGCAGCAAGGGGCGAGTTCCAGAGGCGCCGAGACGCGCCGGCGCGCCGCCGCCGTCGTCGCGCTCGTCGGCGTGCCTGTTATCGCCGGCACGCTCTATCTGACGCTCGGCTCGCCCGGCTATCCGCCGCAGCCGCTCGCCACCCGGCTGGAGGCGCGGCCCGACCAATCCGACATCGCCATCCTCATCCGCAAGGTCGAGGCGCATCTCGAGGCCAACCCTAACGATGGGCGCGGCTACGAGGTGGTCGCGCCGATCTATGCCCGCATGGGCCGGATCGACGACTCGGCGCGCGCCTGGGCCAGCGCCATCCGGCTGCTCGGCTCCAATGCGCAGCGCCAGACCGGACTCGGCGAGGCGCTGATCGCGCAGGCCGGCGGCGTCGTCACCGCGCAGGCCAAGGCCGCCTTCGAGGCGGCGCTCGCCGACGATCCGAAGGACCCCAAGGCACGCTATTTCCTCGGCCTCGCCGCCGAGCAGGACGGCAAGCCTGCCGAGGCCGGGAAGATCTGGGGCGCGCTGGCGGCGGATTCCCCGGCCGATGCGCCGTGGCTGGGGCTGGTGCACGATTCCATGGCCCGCGTCGGCGCCGTGCCGCCGGCCGCCGCGCCCGGCCCGAGCACCTCCGACGTCGCCGCCGCCGAGAGCCTCACGCCGCAGCAGCGCCAGGAGATGGTGCGCGGCATGGTCGAGCGCCTGCAGTCCCGCCTTGCGCAGGATGGCAACGACATCGACGGCTGGCTGCGGCTGATGCGCGCCTGGAGCGTGCTGGGCGAGGCGGAGAAAGCCAAGGCTGCCGCCAGCGACGCCCGCACCCATTTCGCCAAGGACGAACCCGCGCTCGGCCGCATCGACGCGCTGGCGCGCGAACTCGGCCTCGGGAGCTAG
- the ccmE gene encoding cytochrome c maturation protein CcmE — translation MTRKGRRLLLIGSAIGVLGIACGLVLFALNDTIVFFRSPSDIAAERTMPGTRLRLGGLVEKGSVVKADNTHVRFVVTDGGANLTVNYVGLLPDLFREGQGVIAEGVMEPDGTFRADSVLAKHDENYMPKEVADALKKQGVWKEGEATQ, via the coding sequence ATGACCCGCAAAGGCCGCCGCCTCCTCCTCATCGGCTCCGCGATCGGCGTGCTCGGCATAGCCTGCGGGCTGGTGCTGTTCGCGCTCAACGACACCATCGTGTTCTTCCGCTCGCCGAGCGACATCGCCGCCGAGCGCACCATGCCCGGCACGCGGCTGCGCCTCGGCGGGCTGGTCGAGAAGGGCAGCGTGGTGAAGGCCGACAACACCCATGTGCGCTTCGTCGTCACCGATGGCGGCGCCAACCTCACCGTGAACTATGTCGGCCTGCTGCCCGACCTGTTCCGCGAGGGGCAGGGCGTGATCGCCGAGGGCGTGATGGAGCCCGACGGCACCTTCCGCGCGGACAGCGTGCTCGCCAAGCACGACGAGAACTACATGCCGAAGGAAGTCGCCGATGCGCTGAAGAAGCAGGGCGTCTGGAAGGAAGGCGAGGCGACGCAATGA
- a CDS encoding heme lyase CcmF/NrfE family subunit: MNPEIGHYALVLALAIAILQTVLPIWGARTGDAALMRVGPALAIAFAGFIALAFATLTAAYVQSDFSVLNVVENSHSMKPLLFRITGVWGNHEGSMLLWVLVLAVFGALVALFGSNLPASLKANVLGVQASIAVAFLLFILLTSNPFIRVVPPPAEGQDLNPILQDIGLAIHPPLLYLGYVGFSITFAFAVAALIEGRIDAAWARWVRPWALTAWAFLTLGIAMGSYWAYYELGWGGWWFWDPVENASLMPWFAGTALIHSAVVMEKRDALKVWTILLAILAFSLSLLGTFLVRSGVLTSVHAFATDPTRGVFILAILVFFIGGSLALYAWRAPALRQGGIFAPVSREGALVLNNLLLTAAAAAVFVGTLYPLALEAFDGSKITVGPPYFNLTVGALMLPVVFAMPFGPLLAWKRGDLAGAAQRLMTAFGAGIVIAALAAYAQGGGPILAPFGMGLAAFVVIGAAVEIFERAGFGRVPFGTAVARFRGLPRSAFGGALAHAGVGVCLFGIIAETSWNAERIIGVKVGQSFEVGGYELTLDRLEPREGPNYRDLVGVFNVRRGGVDAGTIESAKRLFTARNMPTTEAGIRTIGFSQLYVSLGDELPGGAVGVRAYWKPFVTLIWLGSIVMALGGALSLSDRRLRVGAPKPAKKPKAAAPVAAE; encoded by the coding sequence ATGAACCCCGAGATCGGCCATTACGCGCTGGTGCTGGCGCTCGCCATCGCGATCCTGCAGACCGTGCTGCCGATCTGGGGGGCGCGTACTGGCGACGCCGCGCTGATGCGGGTCGGGCCGGCGCTCGCCATCGCCTTCGCCGGCTTCATCGCGCTCGCCTTCGCCACGCTCACCGCGGCCTATGTGCAGTCGGACTTCTCGGTCCTGAACGTGGTCGAGAACTCGCACTCGATGAAGCCGCTGCTGTTCCGCATCACCGGCGTCTGGGGCAACCATGAGGGCTCCATGCTGCTCTGGGTGCTGGTGCTCGCCGTCTTCGGTGCGCTGGTGGCGCTGTTCGGCTCCAACCTGCCGGCGAGCCTGAAGGCCAATGTGCTGGGCGTGCAGGCCTCCATCGCGGTGGCGTTCCTGCTCTTCATCCTGCTGACCTCCAACCCGTTCATCCGGGTGGTGCCGCCGCCGGCGGAGGGGCAGGACCTCAACCCGATCCTGCAGGACATCGGCCTCGCCATCCATCCGCCGCTGCTCTATCTCGGCTATGTCGGCTTCTCCATCACCTTCGCCTTCGCCGTCGCCGCGCTCATCGAGGGGCGGATCGACGCCGCCTGGGCGCGCTGGGTGCGGCCCTGGGCGCTGACCGCCTGGGCGTTCCTCACGCTCGGCATCGCGATGGGTTCCTACTGGGCCTATTACGAGCTCGGCTGGGGCGGCTGGTGGTTCTGGGACCCTGTCGAGAACGCCTCGCTGATGCCGTGGTTCGCCGGCACCGCGCTGATCCATTCCGCCGTGGTGATGGAGAAGCGCGACGCGCTGAAGGTCTGGACCATCCTGCTGGCCATCCTCGCCTTCTCGCTGTCGCTGCTCGGCACCTTCCTGGTGCGCTCGGGCGTGCTGACCTCGGTGCATGCCTTCGCCACCGACCCGACGCGCGGCGTGTTCATCCTCGCCATCCTCGTCTTCTTCATCGGCGGCTCGCTGGCGCTCTATGCCTGGCGCGCCCCGGCGCTGCGGCAGGGCGGCATCTTCGCGCCCGTGTCGCGCGAGGGCGCGCTGGTGCTGAACAATTTGCTGCTCACCGCGGCGGCGGCGGCGGTGTTCGTCGGCACGCTCTACCCGCTGGCGCTGGAGGCCTTCGACGGCTCGAAGATCACCGTCGGCCCGCCCTATTTCAACCTGACCGTCGGCGCGCTGATGCTGCCCGTCGTCTTCGCCATGCCCTTCGGCCCGCTGCTGGCCTGGAAGCGCGGCGACCTCGCCGGCGCGGCGCAGCGGCTGATGACGGCGTTCGGCGCCGGCATCGTCATCGCCGCGCTCGCCGCCTATGCGCAGGGCGGCGGCCCGATCCTCGCGCCCTTCGGCATGGGGCTCGCCGCCTTCGTCGTCATCGGCGCGGCGGTGGAGATATTCGAGCGCGCCGGATTCGGCCGGGTGCCCTTCGGCACGGCCGTGGCGCGGTTCAGGGGCCTGCCGCGCTCGGCCTTCGGCGGCGCGCTGGCGCATGCCGGGGTGGGCGTCTGCCTGTTCGGTATCATCGCCGAGACCAGCTGGAACGCCGAGCGCATCATCGGCGTGAAGGTCGGCCAGAGCTTCGAGGTCGGCGGCTATGAGCTCACCCTCGACCGGCTGGAGCCGCGCGAGGGGCCGAACTATCGCGACCTCGTCGGCGTGTTCAACGTGCGCCGCGGCGGCGTCGACGCCGGCACCATCGAATCCGCCAAGCGCCTGTTCACCGCCCGCAACATGCCGACCACCGAGGCGGGCATCCGCACCATCGGCTTCAGCCAGCTCTATGTCAGCCTCGGCGACGAGCTGCCGGGCGGCGCGGTGGGCGTGCGCGCCTATTGGAAGCCGTTCGTGACGCTGATCTGGCTGGGCTCCATCGTCATGGCGCTCGGCGGCGCGCTGTCGCTGTCGGATCGCCGCCTGCGCGTCGGCGCGCCGAAGCCCGCGAAGAAGCCGAAGGCTGCGGCTCCGGTGGCGGCGGAGTGA
- a CDS encoding DUF4258 domain-containing protein, translated as MPNHRFSAHMQVVLRERGLDIAWVKRVLASPEWVEPDPNDPQLTRAFASVPERGGRILRVVYRDDGATRFVVTAFFDRGARRP; from the coding sequence GTGCCGAACCATCGCTTCAGCGCCCATATGCAGGTCGTACTGCGTGAGCGCGGTCTTGATATCGCGTGGGTGAAGCGCGTGCTGGCGTCGCCGGAATGGGTGGAGCCAGATCCGAACGATCCGCAGCTTACCCGCGCCTTCGCGTCGGTACCGGAGCGCGGCGGACGCATTTTGCGTGTAGTTTACAGGGACGATGGCGCGACGAGGTTCGTCGTCACGGCCTTCTTCGATCGTGGAGCCCGGCGGCCATGA
- a CDS encoding DUF2283 domain-containing protein, with protein sequence MKLKYDPEANALYVRFSTGEIVESEEVSPGVILDYDDEGHILALELLQAREKLAPEVLTEAAE encoded by the coding sequence ATGAAGCTGAAATATGATCCCGAGGCGAACGCGCTCTATGTGCGGTTCAGCACGGGCGAGATCGTCGAGAGCGAGGAGGTCTCGCCCGGCGTGATCCTCGATTATGACGACGAGGGCCACATCCTCGCGCTGGAGCTGTTGCAGGCGCGGGAGAAGCTGGCGCCGGAAGTGCTGACGGAAGCAGCGGAGTGA
- a CDS encoding cytochrome c-type biogenesis protein, producing MSVRSSSPSSPGLARGPGGARLRTLLVAAFIGFALIGPAHAVKPDEVLPDAAQEARARTLSKELRCMVCQNQSIDDSDAPLARDLRLLVRERIEAGDSDGQVMDFLVARYGEFVLLRPTWHGANAILWLAPFAVLVIGGIGVLIALRRRAGQPATAVAPLSPEEETRLREALREPGDVTKV from the coding sequence ATGAGCGTCCGTTCGTCATCACCCTCATCCCCGGGCCTGGCCCGAGGACCCGGCGGCGCCCGCCTGCGGACGTTGCTGGTGGCCGCCTTCATCGGCTTCGCGCTGATCGGTCCCGCCCACGCCGTCAAGCCGGACGAGGTCCTGCCCGACGCCGCCCAAGAGGCCCGCGCCCGCACGCTCTCCAAGGAGCTGCGCTGCATGGTCTGCCAGAACCAGTCGATCGACGATTCCGATGCGCCGCTGGCGCGCGACCTGCGCCTGCTGGTGCGCGAGCGGATCGAGGCCGGCGACAGCGACGGGCAGGTGATGGACTTCCTCGTCGCCCGCTATGGCGAGTTCGTGCTGCTGCGCCCGACCTGGCACGGGGCGAATGCGATCCTGTGGCTGGCGCCCTTCGCCGTGCTCGTCATCGGCGGCATCGGCGTGCTCATCGCGTTGCGCCGGCGCGCGGGCCAGCCCGCGACGGCTGTCGCCCCGCTGTCTCCCGAGGAGGAGACACGCCTGCGCGAGGCCCTGCGCGAGCCAGGCGACGTTACGAAAGTTTAA